One stretch of Harmonia axyridis chromosome 1, icHarAxyr1.1, whole genome shotgun sequence DNA includes these proteins:
- the LOC123683051 gene encoding uncharacterized protein LOC123683051 isoform X3 → MFESGIAHTEVLVTGITLKHEKEESPFEVPTESVSEGHVVKDKIENLIDMEGQLERSEITEAPIPEATTIPDLLTPFPSVIFKEVTTSPTEKEPSVVSELTSTMKTAEIEAPGLEKTTPVDELLTIDVDQISTLEMTLGTVELPSEVKEIIESDSEIRTTEKSVVSTSTTVDRVKEKIEELIGLEGQLERSEMTETPIPEATTISDLLTAFTSIHTEGTPTTVPEEVVTHKPEDELLTIFHPEHIGSFEMTTTSVELPPEIEEIIRSESEMETTEELVSSEEELLTEEHTAAIPTVHYYKTEFPITTEPTEEIEKVLEIEENIEKPEAGEIVPGEPVEEKVLTEGPSLKVVEILRTLNEFEISPESYHTESIVKEVEDLSTYLEGISLDLEHHTEVTHEAEKTTETNVPIILTPLLMVEDEYETTPFSFQLTSTSYPVAPEELVATIEVPTIEPAASIINEEDLSLVTPLSYVTIEPTVQSSVTLLNEEDLSLVTPLSVEHVTIETLPPHHKMHEKTKIKNIEENLPVKEEEQEVETNLAHLPKNRHETSTICEICDELKDLDEEPSKGLLKGPIEKELEEEEETVSTLSYKEIIAFNLHHTPIEEESKTITQFGATLSQKLEEEKEESEIVTSFAEEKIASHRVTELVSKSYGELGTTSVLTHYQKLEQEELETNLHHLPEHHGHETSTICEICLEEEEGATNEPKFLKKKPTQSPSHASKSSQSPGESEQGFGFSENVPGEETAVTSPEGLEVGTEMPQMPTESSETSIEKHPSVTYDFGGKEVQQPLQTTSGNVFQIGQYTEPESETFTSSFEEKIASKPHQAPEEISRTHGELKTTPALTHHQKLEQEEFESNLHHLPEHHGHETSTICEICLEEEEGATNEPTFLKKRPTQSPSHDSKSSQSPGESEQGFGLSENVPEEETKLTSPEGLEIGTEIPQLSTETSIEKHPSVTSGEETEGEIEKTNIVIEVTSELSYNFGGKEVQQPLQTTSGNVFQIGQYTEPEGEIYTSSFEEKIASKPHHAPEEISKTHDEVETTPTLTHHQKLEQEEFDSNLLHLPEHHEHDASTICEICTEEEGGGIVTSSSEERITSKPHHVSEEITSHEKLNQEEEENKVVTSYEEEIVSKPHHAPETISKTYGELETTPVLTRYQKLDQEEFENNLLHLPENHETSTICEICTEEEGAQRISTPSYKDIIASNLHHTPVPESKTHLEMEVTSELTLLQKLIQEEEENEVITSSYEEKIVSKIPHEPEVTSKTHGKLKTTTVFTRYQKLEQEEFDSNLHHLPEHRHEISTICEICDEEGGSSVEPPFSKIKPTQYPGQQSKSSQSPGESDKGFGFSKNAEEEEGSTEVNTELSYNFEGKVVEQPMHTTSGNVFQIGQSIPEGNLAITGRTESAITIKEDVSTEAVVEEHISTEISESIIDEGLEAAEKVEKKLEEIIASQEESKSTEHFELGTATGGERTEAEKTTIEEVISTISEDAGAIPEEAKITSEIPESTNFYTEFKSTEYLELSSTGHETTVHEVPISESKNVPTEGIGGVLEKLEEMEVEAKAGSETVHEITSPKSEAEATSPSEEIKASMLVLEDLEERATTQIDNEVSAILTNLEDIQEEIFLPSLGIPEGTEATINEITGKHTIESTPFGSASTSIIHKPEKPVTSSILTGIESTVSVEGQEKVEASPVDLEDLEGRGTTQMNNEVSDILNKLENIQEKIFLSSLGIEESTVPGLIGVEDHRAETSEKEIIEEITEKSIHVSISHEKIESITELTAPLKEHEQTVGVEFKELEEHTTPRLDTEVSALLENLEDIQEELFISTLESGLITEAAEAGTLSEEPKIVEVETTAGGITVGEEAGSSIEAEKEEEAHIEHTTPQENETTGETTVKSHIELMSTHAEPGVGVSTDFYTEVNSKHTPSGEIIVTNAYTSEPHVHEEPTTKSELPHSEEFLSQDIKNKLEDLNEIVNEILSTTPEKKLIGEEGEHVEGQTTANSILEDQLEDLNKGFIDMLKTTASAEDLLGEYKHTTNALLEGTFEELELPKETTEVIEGEHTESHLMKELYSTGETIEHHVELSSVPTEIHTSEKETLVEGTEGTNPSHPSTFVVTSKTALVLGEEEGAKPRPTELGGETSESLHHKVEEEATKGSEGRIETDFYTEVISKSTPVLDLHAEEVEQHITSIPDEIDKKLDELNDVVGDILNSTPISHEHPGGAKELEGEITESEILEEELKELKKEFEEIHQTTLSGEEILKELKVTPHITEELPEAEVAISTEIIGEEVSSILSMLEHTAAGVTESHPETTIHTNLSIVEEEIKSESATAPEVQKITNFYTDTLTAHTKLQEESTSHKISIPGETDTHISIEGTAVTSVEEEMKIESTSAPEVQKVTNFYTDTLTAQTELQEESSSHKISITGETGTHISMGGTDVTSVEEEMISESATSPEVQKITNFYTDTLTAQTGLQEESSSHEISISGETESYTHIEGKTEGEEELLTIETLRPTVKSVTDKLEEKLEELDEIINEFLTSPSSLEDVVEKTAIELEAGPEDEVLEKELEDLKHEFQLMLSTTVAPDNLLEAMDEVLYPTTTSEGVHLEKLNETEQSVNPEEIHIHPTISEGETLASQEGELVTEHSTVGGEEVAISEVGLAHTTRIVTSGTAMSEAEGLEEITATEGGSSEAHPAAIESEAVTEAIGEGGTTSEGGETEAHPEATEGGTSSIRSEIEGTHPGSKSTERTGRTTESSTSKGHTIEGLSSISLLTTLLLSLVTSTTQVPEKTISSNVSGPQNIPKCLVVFITGESPLLPLNGTKWVPSECPPLGMQISSPYPPESTTPSSQMSTNAETVVTTAVVTTVGTTETTTLVPAEELPEIKTSNFIEDGCTETDFENNNKCFCMLDVTADKVAEDLEATNSSKTNGVKCSKFLKVSRGLVLRNDTSARLKRSRRSYLYLRYLNRQRRETVEYNKIDEVLANELTATSTDTTIYSEVGSTATIPCVYKDEVIEREHFMKYLWSMESDKTIIFSDRMRETTDGALKISEVTVEDDGNYTCSINRPFGGNADSSERRRFAHQLLVIDRPIFKVRSTVMYVTDLPCTLKDGDVVHAHLPKMLEDLLCGIHRRVCKVEMERPSCVEVRRPI, encoded by the exons ATGTTTGAGAGTGGCATCGCCCATACTGAAGTTTTGGTTACCGGCATTACCCTGAAGCACGAGAAAGAAGAGTCGCCTTTTGAAG TTCCTACTGAATCTGTCAGTGAAGGTCATGTGGTAAAAGACAAGATCGAAAATTTGATAGACATGGAGGGTCAATTGGAAAGATCTGAAATAACGGAGGCACCCATTCCAGAGGCCACTACGATTCCAGATCTCCTGACGCCATTTCCAAGTGTAATTTTCAAAGAAGTCACAACAAGTCCTACAGAAAAGGAACCATCAGTAGTCTCCGAACTGACCTCTACCATGAAAACTGCAGAAATTGAAGCACCAGGATTAGAAAAAACTACCCCAGTGGATGAACTTCTGACAATTGACGTTGATCAAATTAGCACTTTGGAAATGACCTTAGGCACTGTCGAGTTACCCTCTGAGGTAAAAGAAATAATAGAATCTGATTCTGAGATCAGGACAACAGAAAAATCTGTGGTATCAACATCGACAACGGTCGACAGGGTGAAAGAAAAGATTGAAGAACTGATAGGCTTGGAGGGTCAGCTGGAAAGATCTGAAATGACAGAAACCCCTATTCCAGAGGCCACAACGATTTCTGATCTTCTGACAGCATTCACAAGTATTCACACCGAAGGAACTCCTACCACGGTGCCAGAAGAAGTTGTTACCCATAAACCAGAGGATGAACTTCTGACAATCTTCCACCCAGAACACATCGGCTCCTTCGAGATGACCACCACCAGTGTCGAGTTGCCTCCGGAAATAGAAGAGATCATAAGGTCTGAGTCTGAAATGGAAACAACCGAAGAGTTGGTGAGTTCTGAAGAAGAACTTCTAACAGAAGAACATACTGCAGCTATTCCCACTGTTCATTATTACAAAACTGAATTTCCGATAACAACAGAACCAACAGAGGAAATTGAGAAAGTTTTGGAGATTGaggaaaacattgaaaaacctGAAGCTGGGGAGATTGTTCCCGGTGAGCCTGTTGAGGAAAAAGTACTCACCGAGGGTCCGTCCTTGAAGGTTGTGGAAATTCTTAGAACTCTAAACGAGTTTGAAATTTCGCCAGAATCGTACCACACTGAGTCAATCGTAAAAGAAGTTGAAGATTTATCGACATACTTAGAAGGCATCAGTCTAGATTTAGAGCACCACACGGAAGTGACTCATGAAGCGGAAAAAACAACTGAAACCAATGTTCCCATCATATTAACTCCGTTGCTTATGGTAGAAGATGAATACGAGACAACACCTTTTTCTTTCCAATTAACTTCTACTTCATATCCGGTTGCTCCAGAAGAATTAGTAGCTACGATTGAAGTACCAACTATTGAACCTGCTGCGTCAATAATAAATGAGGAAGACCTCTCGTTAGTCACACCCCTTAGTTATGTTACAATTGAACCAACTGTTCAATCTTCAGTGACTTTATTGAATGAGGAAGATCTCTCCTTGGTTACACCACTATCAGTTGAGCATGTCACAATCGAGACTCTTCCTCCTCACCataaaatgcatgaaaaaactaaaatcaAGAATATCGAAGAAAACTTACCTgtgaaagaagaagaacaagaagtaGAAACGAACTTAGCACACCTGCCTAAGAATAGACACGAAACAAGTACCATATGCGAGATATGCGATGAACTCAAAGACTTGGACGAAGAACCTTCAAAGGGACTTCTGAAAGGACCTATCGAGAAAGAActtgaggaagaagaagaaacggtGTCTACTCTTTCTTACAAGGAGATCATTGCTTTCAATCTTCATCATACACCAATAGAAGAAGAATCGAAAACTATCACTCAGTTTGGAGCTACTCTTAGTCAAAAGTTAGAAGAGGAGAAGGAAGAAAGTGAAATCGTCACAAGTTTTGCAGAAGAAAAAATTGCGTCCCATCGTGTAACAGAGCTAGTATCAAAATCTTATGGTGAGCTGGGAACCACGTCTGTTCTTACTCATTATCAAAAACTAGAGCAGGAAGAATTGGAAACTAATCTTCACCATTTACCAGAACATCATGGCCACGAAACATCCACCATTTGTGAAATATGTCTTGAAGAGGAAGAAGGGGCCACCAATGAGCCAAAATTCTTGAAGAAAAAGCCTACTCAGTCGCCTAGTCATGCCTCCAAGTCTTCCCAGAGTCCTGGAGAGTCTGAACAGGGATTTGGATTCAGTGAAAACGTCCCTGGAGAAGAAACTGCAGTAACTTCTCCTGAAGGATTAGAAGTTGGCACTGAAATGCCTCAAATGCCTACGGAATCATCAGAAACCTCTATCGAGAAACATCCATCGGTTACATATGATTTTGGAGGGAAGGAAGTTCAACAACCATTGCAAACGACAAGTGGTAATGTCTTTCAAATCGGTCAGTATACAGAACCTGAAAGTGAAACCTTTACAAGTTCTTTCGAGGAAAAGATTGCTTCTAAGCCTCATCAGGCACCAGAGGAAATATCAAGAACTCATGGGGAACTAAAAACAACACCAGCACTTACTCACCATCAAAAATTAGAGCAGGAAGAATTCGAGAGTAACCTTCACCATTTACCAGAACACCATGGCCACGAAACATCCACCATTTGCGAAATATGCCTGGAAGAGGAAGAGGGTGCCACCAATGAGCCAACATTTCTGAAGAAAAGGCCAACCCAATCGCCTAGTCATGATTCCAAATCTTCCCAAAGTCCTGGAGAGTCCGAACAGGGATTCGGATTGAGTGAGAACGTCCCTGAGGAAGAAACTAAATTGACTTCTCCCGAAGGTTTAGAAATTGGCACTGAAATCCCCCAATTATCTACGGAAACGTCTATTGAGAAACATCCATCGGTTACGTCAGGAGAGGAAACCGAAGGAGAAATAGAAAAAACTAATATTGTAATTGAAGTTACCTCTGAACTATCGTACAATTTTGGAGGGAAAGAAGTTCAACAACCATTACAAACGACGAGTGGTAATGTCTTTCAGATCGGACAGTACACTGAACCTGAAGGTGAAATCTATACAAGTTCTTTCGAGGAAAAAATTGCTTCTAAGCCTCATCATGCACCAgaggaaatatcaaaaactcATGATGAAGTGGAAACTACCCCAACTCTTACCCATCATCAGAAATTAGAGCAGGAAGAATTTGATAGCAACCTTCTACATTTACCAGAACATCACGAGCATGACGCATCTACGATTTGCGAAATATGCACTGAAGAAGAAGGAGGTGGAATTGTAACAAGTTCTTCCGAAGAAAGAATTACTTCAAAGCCACATCATGTGTCAGAAGAAATCACTTCTCACGAAAAATTAAaccaggaagaagaagaaaataaggTTGTCACTAGTTATGAGGAAGAAATTGTTTCTAAGCCTCATCATGCACCAGAAACAATATCAAAAACCTATGGTGAGCTTGAAACCACACCAGTTCTTACCCGTTATCAAAAATTAGATCAGGAAGAGTTCGAAAACAACCTTCTGCATTTACCAGAAAATCATGAGACATCTACCATTTGCGAAATCTGTACCGAAGAAGAAGGTGCACAAAGGATATCTACACCATCTTACAAGGATATTATTGCTTCTAATCTTCATCATACACCGGTGCCAGAATCAAAGACTCATTTAGAGATGGAAGTTACATCGGAACTAACtcttcttcaaaaattaatccaggaagaagaagaaaatgagGTTATAACAAGTTCTTACGAGGAAAAAATAGTTTCTAAGATCCCTCATGAACCAGAAGTTACATCAAAGACTCATGGTAAATTGAAAACCACAACAGTTTTTACCCGTTATCAAAAATTAGAGCAGGAAGAATTCGATAGCAACCTTCACCATTTACCTGAACATAGGCACGAGATATCAACCATTTGCGAGATATGTGACGAAGAAGGAGGTTCTTCTGTTGAGCCACCTTTCTCTAAAATAAAACCAACTCAATATCCTGGTCAGCAGTCCAAATCATCTCAGAGTCCAGGAGAATCTGATAAAGGATTTGGATTCAGTAAAAACGCTGAAGAGGAAGAGGGATCTACTGAAGTTAATACTGAGTTATCCTACAATTTCGAAGGAAAGGTTGTTGAACAACCTATGCATACAACGAGTGGAAATGTCTTCCAAATTGGACAGAGTATTCCTGAGGGAAATTTAGCAATTACTGGAAGAACTGAATCGGCTATTACCATTAAAGAAGATGTTTCAACTGAAGCTGTCGTGGAAGAGCATATTTCCACTGAAATATCAGAATCTATAATAGACGAGGGATTAGAAGCTGCTGAGAAAGTAGAGAAAAAACTAGAAGAAATCATAGCATCGCAAGAAGAATCAAAATCTACAGAGCACTTTGAATTAGGAACAGCTACTGGTGGAGAAAGAACAGAGGCAGAAAAGACAACAATAGAAGAAGTGATATCAACTATCTCTGAAGATGCAGGTGCAATTCCAGAAGAGGCAAAAATAACAAGTGAAATACCTGAAAGTACCAATTTTTATACTGAATTCAAATCGACAGAATACCTTGAATTATCGTCCACTGGACATGAGACAACCGTTCATGAAGTTCCGATTTCAGAATCCAAGAATGTACCAACAGAAGGAATAGGGGGAGTTCTCGAAAAGCTTGAAGAAATGGAGGTCGAAGCGAAAGCTGGTTCTGAAACAGTTCACGAAATTACTAGTCCTAAGTCAGAAGCCGAAGCAACATCTCCCTCGGAAGAAATTAAAGCATCAATGTTGGTATTAGAAGATCTAGAAGAAAGGGCAACTACTCAAATCGACAATGAAGTTTCTGCTATATTGACGAACCTTGAAGATATACAAGAGGAGATATTTCTCCCTTCTTTAGGCAttccagaaggtacagaagcaACTATAAATGAAATAACTGGAAAACACACTATTGAATCGACACCATTTGGTTCTGCTTCTACTTCAATAATTCATAAGCCAGAAAAACCAGTCACATCCTCAATTCTAACAGGAATCGAAAGCACAGTATCTGTGGAAGGGCAGGAGAAAGTTGAGGCCTCACCGGTCGATTTAGAAGATCTAGAAGGAAGAGGAACCACTCAAATGAACAATGAGGTTTCTGATATACTGAACAAATTAGAAAATATTCAGGAGAagatttttctttcttctttggGGATTGAAGAGAGTACAGTACCAGGTCTTATAGGTGTAGAGGATCATAGAGCAGAAACATCGGAAAAAGAAATAATCGAAGAAATCACCGAAAAATCGATTCATGTTTCTATATCTCACGAAAAAATCGAATCCATTACAGAACTCACAGCTCCATTGAAAGAACACGAGCAAACAGTAGGAGTTGAATTTAAAGAGTTAGAAGAACATACGACACCTAGACTTGATACTGAAGTTTCTGCTCTTTTAGAAAACTTGGAGGATATACAAGAAGAATTATTTATATCAACCTTGGAATCAGGATTGATCACAGAAGCAGCAGAAGCAGGTACCCTTTCAGAGGAACCCAAAATAGTTGAAGTTGAAACCACTGCCGGAGGAATAACTGTTGGAGAAGAAGCTGGATCAtctattgaagcagaaaaagaagaagaggcTCATATTGAACACACCACACCACAAGAAAATGAGACAACAGGAGAAACTACTGTTAAGTCCCATATTGAGTTGATGTCAACACATGCAGAACCAGGAGTGGGAGTGTCCACGGATTTCTACACAGAAGTCAATTCTAAACATACCCCCTCAGGGGAAATTATAGTCACAAACGCCTACACATCTGAGCCTCATGTTCATGAAGAACCAACAACAAAAAGTGAATTGCCTCATAGTGAAGAATTCTTGTCGCAAGATATCAAAAACAAATTAGAAGATCTGAATGAGATAGTGAACGAGATACTTTCGACAACCCCAGAAAAAAAGTTGATTGGAGAAGAAGGAGAACACGTGGAGGGGCAAACCACAGCAAACTCAATACTAGAAGATCAGCTAGAAGATTTGAACAAAGGTTTTATTGATATGCTTAAAACTACTGCATCCGCTGAAGATCTTCTAGGAGAGTACAAACACACTACTAACGCTCTCCTGGAAGGTACATTCGAGGAGTTAGAATTGCCAAAAGAAACTACTGAAGTGATTGAAGGTGAACACACTGAGTCGCATCTTATGAAAGAGTTATATTCGACTGGAGAGACTATCGAACATCATGTGGAACTTTCTTCAGTTCCAACAGAAATACATACTTCTGAAAAAGAAACACTTGTAGAAGGCACTGAAGGTACCAATCCAAGTCATCCATCTACTTTCGTAGTGACTTCCAAAACTGCACTTGTTCTTGGAGAAGAAGAAGGTGCAAAACCGAGACCGACAGAACTGGGTGGTGAAACATCTGAAAGTCTTCATCACAAAGTTGAAGAGGAAGCAACCAAAGGAAGCGAAGGAAGAATTGAAACGGATTTTTACACTGAGGTCATTTCAAAATCCACTCCGGTGTTAGATCTTCATGCGGAAGAGGTTGAGCAACACATTACTTCGATCCCTGATGAAATagacaaaaaactagacgaacTAAATGATGTTGTTGGTGATATCTTGAATTCAACACCAATATCGCATGAACATCCAGGAGGTGCTAAAGAACTCGAGGGAGAAATAACGGAGAGTGAAATTTTAGAAGAAGAACTCAAAGAATTGAAAAaggaatttgaggaaattcaccAAACGACTTTGTCTGGagaagaaatattgaaggagcTCAAAGTAACTCCTCATATTACTGAAGAACTGCCTGAAGCAGAAGTTGCGATTTCTACAGAAATAATTGGAGAGGAAGTTTCTTCTATTCTGAGTATGCTAGAACATACGGCTGCTGGTGTGACAGAATCTCACCCAGAAACAACGATCCATACTAATCTTAGTATTGTAGAGGAAGAAATAAAAAGTGAATCTGCTACAGCTccagaagttcagaaaattacCAACTTTTACACCGATACTCTTACCGCTCACACCAAACTGCAAGAAGAGTCAACTTCGCATAAAATATCAATTCCAGGTGAAACTGATACTCATATATCGATTGAAGGTACGGCTGTTACGTCAGtagaagaagaaatgaaaattgagtCTACTTCAGCTCCAGAAGTGCAGAAAGTGACCAACTTTTACACCGATACTCTTACTGCTCAGACTGAACTGCAAGAAGAGTCATCATCACATAAAATATCTATTACAGGTGAAACTGGTACTCATATATCAATGGGAGGTACGGATGTTACGTCAGTAGAGGAAGAAATGATAAGTGAGTCTGCTACATCTCCAGAAGTGCAAAAAATCACCAACTTTTACACCGATACTCTCACTGCTCAGACTGGACTACAAGAAGAGTCATCATCGCATGAAATATCGATTTCAGGTGAAACTGAAAGTTATACTCATATCGAAGGTAAGACAGAAGGTGAAGAAGAACTACTAACAATAGAAACTTTGAGGCCCACAGTGAAGTCAGTGACAGACAAACTAGAAGAGAAATTGGAAGAACTGGACGAAATTATAAACGAATTCTTGACCTCCCCGTCCAGCCTAGAGGACGTCGTTGAAAAGACTGCTATCGAATTAGAGGCAGGCCCGGAAGATGAAGTGTTGGAAAAAGAACTGGAAGATCTGAAACATGAGTTTCAGTTGATGTTGAGTACGACCGTCGCTCCAGACAACTTATTAGAGGCTATGGACGAAGTTCTGTATCCAACAACAACATCGGAGGGCGTCCACCTTGAGAAACTCAACGAGACTGAGCAATCAGTTAACCCTGAGGAAATTCACATCCATCCTACGATAAGTGAGGGTGAAACTTTGGCATCTCAAGAGGGAGAGTTGGTGACTGAGCACTCAACAGTAGGTGGGGAAGAAGTAGCGATTTCAGAAGTTGGTTTAGCCCATACAACGCGAATAGTTACCTCTGGTACCGCGATGAGTGAAGCTGAAGGACTCGAGGAAATAACTGCTACAGAAGGAGGTTCATCAGAAGCTCATCCTGCTGCCATAGAATCTGAGGCTGTAACTGAAGCCATCGGAGAAGGTGGCACAACTTCAGAAGGAGGGGAAACCGAAGCTCATCCAGAAGCTACAGAAGGTGGTACCTCTTCCATAAGGTCTGAAATCGAAGGCACACACCCTGGTAGTAAGTCGACAGAAAGAACTGGAAGAACAACAGAATCCTCCACTTCCAAAGGCCACACCATCGAAGGCCTATCGAGTATATCCCTTCTCACCACCCTACTACTGTCTCTGGTGACCTCTACCACCCAAGTCCCAGAGAAAACTATATCATCCAACGTGTCAGGTCCCCAAAACATACCCAAGTGCCTCGTGGTGTTTATCACCGGTGAAAGTCCTCTGTTACCGTTGAACGGTACCAAGTGGGTACCGTCGGAATGTCCTCCGCTAGGTATGCAGATATCGTCTCCGTATCCCCCAGAGAGCACGACACCATCCTCGCAGATGTCGACGAACGCTGAGACTGTGGTTACGACTGCCGTCGTAACCACAGTCGGTACCACCGAAACGACAACCTTGGTACCGGCCGAAGAACTGCCCGAAATCAAGACCAGCAACTTCATAGAAGACGGATGCACCGAAACCGACTTCGAGAACAACAACAAGTGCTTCTGCATGCTGGACGTGACGGCGGACAAGGTGGCTGAGGACCTGGAGGCCACCAACTCGTCGAAGACGAACGGGGTGAAGTGCTCCAAGTTCCTGAAGGTGAGCAGGGGCCTGGTGCTGAGGAACGACACGTCTGCCAGGCTGAAGAGGTCCAGACGGAGCTACCTGTACCTGAGGTACCTGAACAGGCAGAGGAGGGAGACGGTGGAGTACAACAAGATAGACGAGGTACTGGCCAACGAGTTGACCGCAACTAGTACCG ACACTACAATCTACTCCGAAGTTGGAAGTACGGCCACCATACCTTGCGTGTACAAGGACGAGGTGATCGAGAGAGAGCATTTCATGAAGTACCTTTGGAGTATGGAATCGGACAAGACGATTATTT TCTCCGACAGAATGAGGGAGACCACGGACGGCGCCCTGAAGATCTCCGAGGTGACGGTCGAGGACGACGGCAACTACACCTGCTCGATCAACCGGCCTTTCGGCGGCAACGCCGACTCCTCGGAACGGAGGCGATTCGCCCACCAGCTCCTGGTGATCGACCGGCCCATCTTCAAGGTCAGGTCGACCGTGATGTACGTGACCGACCTGCCGTGCACCCTGAAGGACGGGGACGTGGTGCACGCCCACCTGCCGAAGATGCTGGAGGACCTGCTGTGCGGCATCCACAGGAGGGTGTGCAAGGTGGAGATGGAGAGGCCGAGCTGCGTCGAGGTG AGAAGACCTATCTGA